One stretch of Amycolatopsis tolypomycina DNA includes these proteins:
- a CDS encoding HPr family phosphocarrier protein, translating to MYQRRTLVASSVGLHARPAGLVAKSAAGQPAKVRIAKITEGVAGDPVDAASVLGLMTLGAGFGDEVELSAEGDHAQASVDALADLIAQDLDA from the coding sequence GTGTACCAACGCCGTACGCTCGTCGCCAGCAGTGTGGGGCTGCACGCCCGCCCGGCGGGCCTGGTCGCGAAGTCCGCGGCCGGCCAGCCCGCGAAGGTTCGCATCGCGAAGATCACCGAAGGCGTCGCGGGCGACCCGGTCGACGCGGCCAGCGTCCTGGGCCTCATGACCCTGGGCGCGGGGTTCGGGGACGAGGTGGAGCTGTCCGCCGAGGGTGACCACGCCCAGGCGTCGGTCGACGCGCTGGCGGACCTGATCGCGCAGGACCTGGACGCGTAA
- a CDS encoding SEFIR domain-containing protein, with amino-acid sequence MPDRAAPRVFVTYSHDTPAHKDLVHRFAAFLRVEIGLDVHLDAWYDNTRRDWSLWATENLERADFIIVIASPDYKRRADGTALPHEGRGAQFEAAIIRNNLTRDLRRETERVLPVVLPGRSVDEIPAFLNAHSTTRYHVDEFTPAGVADLLAAITGQGQYPMPRRGKWLGGARQEQRVPAGELPWLCASQGVKRGAADIDGVRYEQSIVLRPASPTAAGPGFVELDLGGNYRRFTTVAGVLDDATDPFQVGRVRVVLDGAPRSEHDVAAGKPAAIDLDVTGARLLRLELSRPGAPASPLGSGALVVTRRGGRPPELGLGDPTMT; translated from the coding sequence ATGCCCGACCGTGCCGCGCCCCGGGTGTTCGTCACCTACTCCCACGACACCCCGGCACACAAGGACCTCGTGCACCGCTTCGCCGCTTTCCTCCGCGTCGAGATCGGGTTGGACGTCCACCTCGATGCCTGGTACGACAACACGCGCCGGGACTGGTCGCTGTGGGCGACCGAGAACCTGGAGCGGGCGGACTTCATCATCGTCATCGCCTCCCCGGACTACAAACGCCGTGCCGACGGCACCGCGCTGCCCCACGAGGGGCGGGGCGCCCAGTTCGAGGCAGCGATCATCCGGAACAACCTCACCCGGGACCTGCGCCGCGAAACCGAACGGGTGCTGCCGGTCGTCCTGCCCGGCCGGTCGGTCGACGAAATCCCCGCCTTCCTCAACGCGCACTCGACGACCAGGTACCACGTCGACGAGTTCACCCCGGCCGGTGTGGCCGACCTGCTCGCCGCGATCACCGGGCAAGGCCAGTACCCGATGCCCCGGCGCGGGAAATGGCTCGGCGGTGCCCGTCAGGAGCAGCGGGTGCCCGCGGGTGAACTGCCGTGGCTGTGCGCCAGCCAGGGCGTGAAACGCGGCGCCGCGGACATCGACGGTGTCCGCTACGAGCAGAGCATCGTCCTGCGGCCGGCTTCGCCGACGGCCGCCGGACCGGGGTTCGTCGAACTGGATCTCGGTGGCAACTACCGGCGGTTCACCACCGTCGCCGGGGTGCTCGACGATGCCACCGACCCGTTCCAGGTCGGCCGGGTGCGGGTGGTGCTCGATGGCGCCCCGCGGTCCGAACACGACGTGGCGGCCGGGAAACCGGCCGCCATCGACCTCGACGTGACGGGTGCCCGTCTGCTGCGCCTGGAGCTGTCGCGGCCGGGGGCACCGGCGTCGCCGCTCGGGTCCGGGGCGCTCGTCGTCACCCGGCGGGGCGGGCGGCCGCCCGAACTCGGGCTAGGCGATCCGACCATGACCTGA
- a CDS encoding putative PEP-binding protein, which translates to MPLSGVGVSPGRTAGPRVLVAADLPEPAASPPPADLAAEAGKIGQAAASVAAALSDRARSVSGDARSVLETTAAMAADPALTASAEKLVLDRALPAPRAVWEAAGEFMTALQAAGGYMAERARDVADVRDRIVAALLGVAPPGVPDLTSPSVLVARDLAPADTAGLDPDLVLALVTAEGGPTSHTAILARALGIPAVVACAGVLDLDSPGLAVDGSAGTVTPSDGTVRAPARTSRPTWDGVGRLADGHRVKLLANVGSAADATAAAAAGAEGIGLFRTEFCYLSASSEPTEAEQRAAYAAVLAPFAGKPVVVRTLDAGSDKPLEFLPMGEEPNPALGVRGLRVAFNRPELLDRQLAAIVAAAADTGVELSVMAPMVATAAEAAWFTARARAAGADRVGVMIEIPAAALCAAEILAEVDFVSLGTNDLAQYVFAADRQLGAVAALNAPDQPALLRLVGMVAAAGAAAGKPVGVCGEAAADPALAPALVGLGVTSLSMNAVALAGVGAALRAVDLAACRASGHGRIA; encoded by the coding sequence ATGCCGTTGTCCGGAGTCGGAGTCAGCCCTGGCCGCACCGCTGGCCCCCGCGTCCTCGTGGCCGCTGACCTGCCGGAACCTGCCGCCTCGCCCCCTCCCGCGGACCTCGCGGCCGAAGCGGGCAAGATCGGGCAGGCGGCGGCTTCGGTGGCGGCCGCGTTGTCCGATCGTGCCCGTTCCGTGTCCGGAGATGCCCGGTCGGTGCTGGAGACCACGGCCGCGATGGCGGCCGACCCGGCGTTGACGGCGTCCGCGGAGAAGCTCGTCCTGGACCGTGCGCTGCCCGCCCCGCGCGCGGTGTGGGAGGCGGCGGGGGAGTTCATGACGGCGCTGCAGGCCGCGGGCGGCTACATGGCCGAGCGCGCCCGGGACGTCGCCGACGTCCGGGACCGGATCGTCGCGGCGTTGCTGGGCGTGGCCCCGCCGGGCGTGCCGGACCTGACGTCACCGAGCGTGCTGGTGGCCCGCGACCTCGCCCCGGCCGACACCGCCGGGCTCGACCCCGACCTGGTCCTGGCATTGGTGACGGCCGAAGGCGGCCCGACGAGCCACACCGCGATCCTGGCGCGGGCACTGGGCATCCCCGCGGTCGTGGCCTGCGCCGGCGTGCTGGACCTGGACAGCCCGGGACTCGCGGTCGACGGCTCCGCGGGCACGGTGACCCCCTCGGACGGCACGGTCCGGGCACCGGCCCGCACGTCCCGCCCGACGTGGGACGGCGTCGGCCGCCTCGCCGACGGCCACCGCGTGAAGCTCCTGGCCAATGTGGGCTCCGCCGCGGACGCCACGGCGGCGGCCGCGGCAGGCGCCGAGGGAATCGGGCTGTTCCGCACGGAATTCTGTTACCTGTCAGCGTCTTCCGAGCCGACGGAGGCGGAGCAGCGGGCGGCGTACGCGGCGGTGCTGGCCCCGTTCGCGGGCAAGCCGGTCGTCGTCCGGACCCTGGACGCGGGCTCGGACAAGCCCCTCGAGTTCCTGCCGATGGGCGAGGAACCCAACCCGGCACTGGGCGTCCGCGGCCTGCGCGTGGCGTTCAACCGCCCGGAACTGCTGGACCGCCAGCTGGCCGCCATCGTGGCGGCGGCCGCCGACACGGGCGTGGAGCTGTCGGTGATGGCCCCGATGGTGGCCACGGCGGCGGAAGCGGCCTGGTTCACGGCCCGAGCCCGCGCGGCGGGCGCCGACCGGGTGGGCGTGATGATCGAGATCCCGGCGGCGGCGTTGTGCGCTGCGGAAATTCTCGCCGAGGTCGACTTCGTGTCGCTGGGGACGAACGACCTGGCCCAGTACGTGTTCGCGGCCGACCGCCAGCTGGGCGCGGTGGCGGCACTGAACGCCCCGGACCAGCCGGCCCTGCTGCGGTTGGTGGGCATGGTGGCAGCGGCCGGTGCCGCAGCGGGCAAGCCGGTGGGCGTCTGCGGCGAAGCGGCGGCAGATCCTGCCCTGGCACCGGCTTTGGTGGGCCTGGGTGTGACGTCGTTGTCGATGAACGCGGTGGCACTGGCCGGTGTGGGCGCGGCACTGCGCGCGGTGGATCTGGCGGCGTGCCGAGCGTCAGGTCATGGTCGGATCGCCTAG
- a CDS encoding PTS fructose transporter subunit IIC: MKFVAITACPTGIAHTYMAAESLEQTAKANGDEIVVETQGSAGSEPLSAEDIASADAVIFAADLAVQGRERFAGKPIVEAPVKAAINDAAGLFERAKAAAREPAPATPAAAPELTSKVGANDKAGTKVRQWLMTGVSYLIPFVAAGGLLIALSFALGGYQIVDAPKVTEHFDAGSVAGWAALMFQIGSAAFDFLVPVLAGFIAFAMADRPAIAPGFVGGAIAVTVGAGFLGGLVAGLLAGGVVLALKKIQVPKAMRGIMPVVVYPLLGSIVVGVLMYVVVGKPIAAATSGLTGWLNSLSGASALLLGALLGLMMAFDMGGPVNKAAYAFAVGGLTTGATASLQIMAAVMAAGMVPPLALALASTVRKKLFTEAERENGRAAWLLGASFITEGAIPFAAADPFRVIPSIMLGSAVTGSLSMAFGATLRAPHGGIFVLPLIGSPLMFLVALIAGTLVAAGSVIALKQVRFRAAERSAAVSGQPVNA; this comes from the coding sequence ATGAAGTTCGTCGCCATCACCGCCTGCCCCACCGGCATCGCCCACACCTACATGGCGGCCGAGTCGCTGGAGCAGACCGCCAAGGCCAACGGCGACGAGATCGTCGTCGAGACGCAGGGTTCGGCCGGGTCCGAGCCGCTGTCGGCCGAGGACATCGCGAGCGCGGACGCCGTCATCTTCGCCGCGGACCTCGCGGTGCAGGGCCGGGAGCGCTTCGCCGGCAAGCCGATCGTCGAGGCGCCGGTCAAGGCCGCGATCAACGACGCGGCCGGGTTGTTCGAGCGCGCGAAGGCCGCGGCCAGGGAGCCCGCCCCCGCCACGCCGGCCGCCGCCCCGGAGCTGACCTCGAAGGTCGGGGCGAACGACAAGGCGGGCACCAAGGTCCGCCAGTGGCTGATGACCGGCGTCAGCTACCTCATCCCGTTCGTCGCCGCGGGCGGCCTGCTCATCGCGTTGAGCTTCGCCTTGGGTGGCTATCAGATCGTCGACGCGCCGAAGGTCACCGAACACTTCGACGCGGGTTCGGTCGCCGGCTGGGCCGCGCTGATGTTCCAGATCGGCAGTGCCGCCTTCGACTTCCTGGTGCCGGTGCTGGCCGGGTTCATCGCGTTCGCGATGGCCGACCGCCCGGCGATCGCCCCCGGTTTCGTGGGTGGCGCGATCGCCGTCACGGTCGGGGCGGGCTTCCTCGGCGGCCTCGTCGCCGGGCTCCTGGCCGGTGGCGTCGTGCTGGCGCTGAAGAAGATCCAGGTGCCGAAGGCGATGCGCGGGATCATGCCGGTGGTGGTCTACCCGCTGCTCGGGTCCATTGTGGTCGGTGTACTGATGTACGTGGTGGTCGGCAAGCCGATCGCGGCGGCGACGTCGGGGCTGACCGGCTGGCTCAACAGCCTCAGCGGCGCCAGCGCGCTGCTGCTGGGCGCGCTGCTCGGCCTGATGATGGCCTTCGACATGGGCGGCCCGGTCAACAAGGCGGCGTACGCCTTCGCGGTCGGCGGCCTGACGACCGGCGCGACGGCGTCGCTGCAGATCATGGCCGCGGTGATGGCGGCGGGCATGGTGCCGCCGCTGGCGCTCGCGCTGGCGTCGACGGTCCGCAAGAAGCTGTTCACCGAGGCGGAGCGTGAAAACGGCCGCGCGGCCTGGCTGCTCGGCGCGTCGTTCATCACCGAGGGCGCGATCCCGTTCGCCGCGGCGGACCCGTTCCGCGTGATCCCGTCGATCATGCTCGGCTCGGCGGTCACCGGCTCGCTGTCGATGGCGTTCGGCGCCACGCTGCGCGCCCCGCACGGCGGGATCTTCGTGCTCCCGCTGATCGGCAGCCCGCTGATGTTCCTGGTGGCGCTGATCGCCGGGACGCTGGTCGCCGCCGGGTCGGTGATCGCGCTCAAGCAGGTGCGCTTCCGGGCGGCCGAACGCTCGGCCGCCGTGTCCGGTCAGCCCGTCAACGCGTGA
- a CDS encoding CATRA system-associated protein: MPGSVFTFYSYKGGVGRSFTLANIAVLLARWGHRVLCLDWDLEAPGLADYFRPRLPARPSGGVVDIVDDFRHGRFAPEAHVQRLTDVGVLDFIASGREDGGYVGQVQEIDWDELYDDGFGEYLEQCREQWAAHYDFVLIDSRTGISDIGGICTAHLPDHLVLLFTANRQSILGALEAARRADAARNLLPFDRARLTVLPVLSRFDNREEYDRSEAWRRIVVDETAELYRTWVDQTVEPATMARHLTLPYVSYWSFGEQLPVLSEQTPSADQIGFALETVAAVIACRLDRTDLLAENRDAYVAAVRASRQEFKHELRVSIPRAAFGPAGDLVEELKKLDVRVVKSLSGDRSLLARAEDDARHLCLIVDGKVSRWQSAEVELFLHRTLGQDRRVIPILTQGTEAAGLPGYVGNLRYLRLGARGPAGVARDLVAQLRGQSPLVDAVDVAEVLHQARGARLRPSRWDLVDELVEGLRAAIGAGDDLRTNDLATDLAVATRARPPNGAPRDTVPPATRRSIDWLLRLLDTRAKTTMQHRKDSE, encoded by the coding sequence ATGCCGGGGTCGGTGTTCACCTTCTACTCCTACAAGGGCGGCGTCGGCCGCAGCTTCACGCTGGCCAACATCGCCGTGCTGCTCGCCCGGTGGGGTCACCGCGTGCTCTGCCTGGACTGGGACCTCGAGGCCCCGGGCCTCGCCGACTACTTCCGGCCACGGCTGCCCGCGCGGCCGAGCGGCGGCGTGGTCGACATCGTCGACGACTTCCGGCACGGCCGGTTCGCTCCGGAAGCCCACGTCCAGCGGCTGACCGACGTCGGCGTGCTGGACTTCATCGCCTCCGGCCGCGAAGACGGCGGCTACGTCGGGCAGGTGCAGGAGATCGACTGGGACGAGCTGTACGACGACGGGTTCGGCGAATACCTCGAGCAGTGCCGCGAGCAGTGGGCCGCGCACTACGACTTCGTCCTCATCGACAGCCGCACCGGGATCTCCGACATCGGCGGGATCTGCACGGCGCACCTCCCGGACCACCTCGTCCTGCTGTTCACCGCCAACCGGCAGAGCATCCTCGGCGCACTGGAGGCGGCCCGGCGCGCCGACGCGGCCCGCAACCTCCTGCCCTTCGACCGCGCGCGGCTGACCGTCCTGCCGGTGCTGTCGAGGTTCGACAACCGGGAGGAGTACGACCGGTCGGAGGCGTGGCGCCGGATCGTCGTCGACGAGACGGCCGAGCTGTACCGCACGTGGGTCGACCAGACGGTGGAGCCGGCGACGATGGCCCGCCACCTCACGTTGCCGTACGTGTCGTACTGGAGTTTCGGCGAGCAACTGCCGGTGCTGTCGGAACAGACGCCGAGCGCCGACCAGATCGGCTTCGCCCTCGAAACGGTCGCGGCGGTGATCGCCTGCCGCCTCGACCGCACGGACCTGCTGGCAGAGAACCGCGACGCGTACGTGGCAGCGGTGCGCGCGAGCCGCCAGGAGTTCAAGCACGAACTGCGCGTCAGCATCCCGAGAGCGGCGTTCGGCCCGGCCGGCGACCTGGTCGAGGAACTGAAGAAGCTGGACGTCCGGGTGGTGAAATCCCTCTCCGGCGACCGATCCCTGCTGGCCAGGGCCGAGGACGACGCACGGCACCTGTGCCTGATCGTCGACGGCAAGGTGAGCCGCTGGCAGTCGGCGGAGGTGGAGCTGTTCCTGCACCGCACGCTGGGCCAGGACCGCCGCGTGATCCCGATCCTGACCCAGGGCACGGAGGCGGCCGGGCTGCCGGGGTACGTGGGCAACCTCCGGTACCTGCGCCTGGGCGCCCGCGGCCCGGCCGGCGTGGCCCGCGACCTGGTCGCCCAGCTGCGGGGCCAGTCGCCCCTGGTCGACGCGGTCGACGTCGCCGAAGTGCTGCACCAGGCCCGCGGGGCACGGTTGCGCCCTTCGCGGTGGGACCTGGTCGACGAGCTCGTCGAAGGGCTGCGCGCGGCCATCGGCGCGGGCGACGACCTCCGCACGAACGACCTCGCGACGGACCTCGCGGTGGCAACCCGAGCCCGCCCCCCGAACGGCGCGCCCCGCGACACCGTGCCCCCGGCAACCCGCCGGTCGATCGACTGGCTCCTGCGCCTGCTCGACACGCGCGCGAAAACCACGATGCAGCACCGGAAGGATTCCGAATGA
- a CDS encoding PTS sugar transporter subunit IIA has translation MTTPDLITADLVDLGLDATDKHGATRALAERLVSAGRVTDLDLFLKDVAAREEQMATGLEGGIGIPHCRSAAVTAPTLAFGRSDAGVDFGAPDGPAKLIFLIAAPEGGGSEHLKVLAALARRLVRAEFKQNLLDATDAAAVAGYIRQEVA, from the coding sequence ATGACCACCCCAGACCTGATCACCGCCGACCTGGTCGACCTCGGCCTGGACGCGACCGACAAGCACGGTGCCACCCGGGCGCTGGCCGAGCGGCTCGTCTCCGCCGGGCGGGTGACCGACCTCGACCTCTTCCTCAAGGACGTCGCCGCCCGCGAAGAGCAGATGGCCACCGGCCTCGAAGGCGGCATCGGCATCCCCCACTGCCGCTCGGCCGCGGTCACCGCACCGACGCTGGCGTTCGGCCGCAGCGACGCGGGCGTCGACTTCGGCGCGCCGGACGGCCCGGCGAAGCTGATCTTCCTCATCGCCGCGCCGGAAGGCGGCGGCAGCGAGCACCTGAAGGTGCTGGCCGCCCTCGCCCGGCGGCTGGTCCGGGCCGAGTTCAAGCAGAACCTGCTGGACGCCACCGACGCCGCGGCCGTCGCCGGCTACATCCGCCAGGAGGTGGCCTGA
- the pfkB gene encoding 1-phosphofructokinase, translating into MIVTVTPNPSLDRTLRLADLHRGEVNRAEAVRLDPGGKGVNVARALAAAGTPTVALLPAGGPVGERLADLLAPEGVPVVAVPITGSTRSNITLVEADGTTTKINEPGPRISPAELATLEGRAVELAARGEWLVCCGSLPAGVPDDFYARLTKLAREAGAKVAVDSSGAPLAAACAGGPDLLKPNLDELIELAGRPLPLLGDVVAFCRELISGGVGRVLVSLGARGAVLVEETETHHALGPLVAVRSTVGAGDAALAGFLHAGGTGPRALRTAVAYGTAAVTQEGSRMPTPEDVHPEQVHVLEADPTFTLSGAAA; encoded by the coding sequence GTGATCGTCACCGTGACCCCCAACCCGAGCCTCGACCGGACACTGCGGCTGGCCGACCTGCACCGCGGCGAAGTCAACCGCGCGGAAGCCGTCCGGCTCGACCCGGGCGGCAAGGGCGTGAACGTCGCCCGCGCGCTGGCCGCCGCCGGGACCCCGACCGTCGCGCTGCTGCCCGCCGGCGGCCCGGTCGGCGAGCGGCTGGCCGACCTGCTCGCGCCCGAAGGCGTCCCGGTCGTCGCGGTGCCGATCACCGGGTCGACCCGCAGCAACATCACGCTCGTCGAAGCCGACGGGACCACGACGAAGATCAACGAGCCGGGCCCGCGGATCTCCCCCGCCGAGCTCGCCACCCTCGAAGGCCGGGCCGTCGAGCTGGCCGCGCGCGGCGAGTGGCTGGTGTGCTGCGGCAGTCTCCCGGCCGGCGTGCCCGACGACTTCTACGCACGCCTGACGAAGCTGGCCCGCGAAGCCGGGGCGAAGGTCGCCGTCGACTCCTCCGGCGCACCGCTCGCCGCCGCCTGCGCCGGCGGCCCGGACCTGCTCAAACCGAACCTCGACGAGCTGATCGAGCTCGCCGGGCGCCCGCTGCCCCTGCTCGGCGACGTCGTCGCGTTCTGCCGGGAGCTGATCTCCGGCGGCGTCGGCCGCGTGCTGGTCAGCCTGGGCGCGCGCGGCGCGGTGCTCGTCGAGGAGACCGAGACCCATCACGCGCTCGGCCCGCTCGTGGCCGTGCGCAGCACCGTCGGCGCCGGAGACGCCGCACTCGCCGGGTTCCTCCACGCGGGAGGAACCGGCCCCCGAGCCCTGCGGACCGCAGTCGCCTACGGCACCGCCGCGGTCACGCAGGAGGGCAGCCGCATGCCCACGCCCGAGGACGTGCACCCCGAGCAGGTGCACGTGCTCGAAGCCGACCCCACCTTCACCCTCAGCGGAGCCGCCGCATGA
- a CDS encoding TIR domain-containing protein: MYEYDVFISYQRAGRDISAWVKNHFRPRLAEVLDNNFYRDVRIFCDDQVRTGASWAGEVRTALLRTRVLVPVCSPKYFRDEWCLAEWHSMAEREALTARAQPLIYPVIFCDSRTFPAWAHERRLRDLQQWNLPFEHFQTAPAYLDFHQQIKQIAAELEELIERAPEWRADWPVRTPAPEPPKRAQKPRF; the protein is encoded by the coding sequence GTGTACGAGTACGACGTGTTCATCAGCTACCAACGCGCCGGCCGCGACATTTCGGCATGGGTGAAGAACCATTTCCGCCCCCGGCTGGCCGAAGTTCTCGACAACAACTTCTACCGCGACGTCCGTATTTTCTGCGACGACCAGGTCCGCACCGGAGCGAGCTGGGCGGGGGAGGTGCGCACGGCGCTGCTGCGCACCCGGGTGCTGGTCCCGGTGTGCTCGCCGAAGTACTTCCGGGACGAATGGTGCCTGGCGGAGTGGCATTCCATGGCCGAACGGGAAGCCCTGACCGCCCGCGCGCAGCCGTTGATCTACCCGGTGATCTTCTGCGACTCCCGGACCTTTCCGGCGTGGGCCCACGAACGGCGCTTGCGGGATCTGCAGCAGTGGAACCTCCCCTTCGAGCACTTCCAGACCGCGCCGGCGTATCTCGACTTCCACCAGCAGATCAAGCAGATCGCCGCGGAGCTCGAAGAGCTCATCGAACGAGCGCCGGAGTGGCGGGCGGACTGGCCGGTGCGCACGCCGGCTCCCGAGCCGCCGAAGCGGGCGCAGAAGCCGAGGTTCTGA
- a CDS encoding DeoR/GlpR family DNA-binding transcription regulator, translating into MYAAERHQLLAQRARRDGRVDVGDVAAELGVAPETIRRDLGVLERQGIVRRVYGGAVAVERLDFEPEVAQRDHTNAAEKDAIARAALDLVPDRGSILLDAGTTTSRLATLLPADRELTVITNSIPVASILATRPGITLHILGGRVRGTTLAAVEAWTLHALDGLLVDVAFLGANGFSAEHGCTTPDMAESAVKAAVVAAARKRVLLADHSKYGTDQLSRFARLSEIDVLVTDSGIDAGVVAELEEAGPEVVLA; encoded by the coding sequence ATGTACGCCGCCGAACGGCATCAGCTCCTGGCGCAACGCGCACGACGTGACGGCCGCGTCGACGTCGGCGACGTCGCCGCCGAACTCGGTGTCGCCCCCGAGACCATCCGCCGCGACCTCGGCGTCCTCGAACGCCAGGGCATCGTCCGCCGCGTCTACGGCGGTGCGGTCGCGGTCGAGCGGCTCGACTTCGAACCCGAAGTCGCGCAACGGGACCACACCAACGCCGCCGAGAAGGACGCGATCGCCCGGGCCGCGCTGGACCTGGTCCCCGACCGCGGCTCGATCCTGCTCGACGCGGGCACCACGACCAGCAGGCTCGCGACGCTGCTGCCCGCCGACCGCGAACTGACGGTGATCACCAACTCGATCCCGGTCGCCTCGATCCTCGCCACCCGCCCGGGCATCACGCTGCACATCCTCGGCGGCCGCGTCCGCGGGACGACGCTCGCCGCGGTCGAGGCCTGGACGCTGCACGCGCTCGACGGCCTGCTCGTCGACGTCGCCTTCCTCGGCGCCAACGGCTTTTCCGCCGAGCACGGCTGCACGACGCCGGACATGGCGGAGTCCGCCGTGAAGGCCGCCGTGGTCGCCGCCGCGCGCAAGCGGGTGCTGCTGGCCGACCACAGCAAGTACGGCACCGACCAGCTCAGCCGGTTCGCGCGGCTGAGCGAGATCGACGTCCTGGTCACCGACAGCGGCATCGACGCCGGCGTGGTGGCCGAACTCGAAGAAGCGGGCCCGGAGGTGGTGCTGGCGTGA